From one Lolium rigidum isolate FL_2022 chromosome 4, APGP_CSIRO_Lrig_0.1, whole genome shotgun sequence genomic stretch:
- the LOC124647221 gene encoding peroxisomal adenine nucleotide carrier 2-like produces MNLLQYTVFDQLKLKLIQRQKRKAESAGDSSPVVLSAFSAFLLGAISKSVATILTYPLIRCKVMIQAADPDDDDEDESERPGHSRPPKTMLGAMCAMWQNEGIPGFFKGIHAQILKTVLSSALLLMIKEKISKFTWISLLALRRYLFVSQKRIKST; encoded by the exons TACACTGTATTTGATCAGCTTAAGCTCAAGCTAATTCAGAGGCAGAAACGTAAAGCAGAATCAGCAGGTGATTCTTCCCCAGTTGTTCTTTCTGCCTTCTCGGCATTTCTCCTTGGTGCCATCTCAAAAAGTGTTGCTACAATCTTGACTTACCCATTGATCAG GTGCAAGGTCATGATTCAGGCTGCCGACcctgatgacgatgatgaagacgaaTCTGAGAGGCCAGGCCATTCAAGGCCTCCCAAAACAATGTTGGGTGCCATGTGTGCTATGTGGCAAAACGAAGGGATCCCAGGCTTCTTCAAAGGAATACATGCTCAGATACTAAAGACGGTTCTGAGCTCCGCATTACTGCTAATGATAAAGGAGAAGATTTCAAAGTTTACTTGGATCTCACTGCTTGCCCTGCGGCGGTATCTCTTTGTCTCTCAGAAGAGAATCAAGAGCACATAA